From the genome of Bosea sp. Tri-49, one region includes:
- a CDS encoding VOC family protein, which produces MLKVGSIVWGVRDVPRAIAFWTEALNYEPLRPPSSDWAILVPREGPGVQLAITQVSSEAPDHQRHHLDLYSSDREAEVERLLRIGAALADWRYPEGADYIVLEDPDGNRFCVIEK; this is translated from the coding sequence ATGCTGAAGGTCGGCTCGATCGTCTGGGGCGTGCGCGACGTACCGCGCGCCATCGCCTTCTGGACGGAGGCACTCAACTATGAGCCGCTGCGACCGCCCTCGTCCGACTGGGCGATCCTGGTGCCGCGCGAAGGCCCTGGGGTGCAGCTCGCGATCACGCAGGTCTCGTCCGAGGCGCCGGATCACCAGCGCCACCATCTCGACCTCTACTCCAGCGACCGCGAGGCCGAGGTCGAGCGATTGCTGCGTATCGGCGCGGCGCTTGCCGATTGGCGCTATCCGGAAGGCGCCGACTACATCGTGCTGGAAGACCCGGACGGAAACCGCTTCTGCGTCATCGAGAAATGA
- a CDS encoding homoserine dehydrogenase — protein MHAAPSEIRPLRVGIAGLGTVGAAVAGILKRQENALAARCGRPIRVTAVSARDRNRDRGIDLSGFTWFDDPVALAASSEIDCLVELIGGSDGPAKKAVETALSAGKHVVTANKALLAAHGVALAELAESNGAALAFEASSAGGIPVVKTLREALSGNNVSRLYGILNGTCNYILSRMELEGLTFEACLKDAQRLGYAEADPTFDVEGFDTAHKLAILTSLAFGTKIDAEAIHVEGISSITPLDLKMADELGYRIKLLGVAERTKTGIEQRVHPTMVPKSSAIAQVMGVTNAVTIDADAVREITLVGPGAGGGPTASAVIADIADVARGTAGQPFGMPVSRLEQPTRAPMQRHEGGYYIRLAVADRPGAAAAIATRMAEADISLESIVQRRSEIAAQRDPGGRSGAPVPVVLITYATSERAIRGALEKVSADGHIAEAPQVIRIERE, from the coding sequence ATGCACGCTGCTCCCTCCGAGATCAGGCCCCTGCGCGTCGGCATTGCCGGCCTGGGAACAGTCGGCGCGGCGGTCGCCGGCATTCTGAAGCGCCAGGAGAACGCACTCGCCGCCCGCTGCGGACGGCCAATCCGGGTGACGGCGGTCTCGGCCCGCGACCGCAACCGCGATCGCGGCATCGATCTCTCCGGCTTCACCTGGTTCGATGATCCAGTCGCGCTCGCCGCCTCCTCCGAGATCGACTGCCTGGTCGAGCTGATCGGCGGCTCGGACGGGCCGGCTAAAAAAGCGGTCGAGACCGCGCTCTCTGCCGGCAAGCATGTCGTCACCGCCAACAAGGCGCTGCTTGCGGCCCATGGCGTCGCGCTCGCCGAGCTCGCCGAGAGCAACGGCGCGGCGCTCGCCTTCGAAGCCTCCTCGGCCGGCGGCATCCCGGTGGTGAAGACGTTGCGCGAGGCGCTCTCGGGCAACAATGTCAGCCGGCTCTACGGCATCCTCAACGGCACCTGCAATTACATCCTTTCGCGCATGGAGCTGGAAGGGCTGACCTTCGAGGCTTGCCTGAAGGACGCCCAGCGCCTCGGCTATGCCGAGGCCGATCCAACCTTCGACGTCGAGGGCTTCGACACCGCCCACAAGCTCGCCATCCTGACCAGCCTCGCCTTCGGCACGAAGATCGACGCCGAAGCGATTCATGTCGAAGGCATTTCCTCGATCACGCCACTCGACCTGAAGATGGCCGACGAGCTCGGCTACCGGATCAAGCTGCTCGGTGTCGCCGAGCGCACCAAGACCGGCATCGAGCAGCGCGTGCACCCGACGATGGTGCCAAAGTCCTCGGCGATCGCACAGGTGATGGGCGTCACTAACGCCGTGACCATCGATGCCGACGCGGTCCGCGAGATCACCTTGGTCGGCCCCGGCGCCGGTGGCGGTCCGACCGCTTCGGCCGTGATCGCCGATATCGCCGACGTCGCCCGCGGCACTGCCGGCCAGCCCTTCGGCATGCCGGTCTCCAGGCTCGAGCAGCCGACGCGGGCGCCGATGCAGCGCCATGAGGGCGGTTATTACATCCGCCTCGCCGTCGCCGACCGTCCCGGCGCAGCGGCCGCAATCGCGACGCGGATGGCCGAAGCCGATATCTCGCTCGAAAGCATCGTCCAGCGCCGCTCCGAGATTGCCGCCCAGCGCGATCCCGGCGGGCGCTCCGGCGCGCCGGTTCCGGTCGTGCTGATCACCTATGCCACCAGCGAGCGGGCGATCCGCGGTGCCCTGGAGAAGGTCAGCGCCGACGGTCACATCGCGGAAGCACCACAAGTCATTCGCATCGAGCGGGAATGA
- a CDS encoding TRAP transporter small permease, with protein sequence MPNSLKALGAFMARRAENLLVLMLGAMFFVFLVQIVFRYLLNFPIGWTHEISVILWLWLVLFGAGFVLRENEEIRFDIIYGAVGPGPRRIMALITAVALVALYVISLPAMVDYVSFMKVERTAYLKLPFNWVYAIYIAFAVGAIIRYLWLGFRALRGTAPEAFDPTKASSGV encoded by the coding sequence ATGCCGAACTCGCTGAAAGCTCTCGGCGCCTTCATGGCGCGCCGGGCCGAGAACCTGCTCGTGCTGATGCTCGGGGCGATGTTCTTCGTCTTCCTGGTGCAGATCGTTTTCCGTTATCTGCTCAACTTCCCGATCGGCTGGACGCATGAGATCAGCGTCATCCTCTGGCTCTGGCTGGTGCTGTTCGGCGCCGGTTTCGTGCTGCGCGAGAACGAGGAAATCCGCTTCGACATCATCTATGGCGCCGTCGGGCCCGGCCCACGGCGCATCATGGCGCTGATCACGGCAGTCGCGCTTGTCGCGCTTTACGTGATCTCGCTGCCAGCGATGGTCGACTACGTCTCCTTCATGAAGGTCGAGCGCACCGCCTATCTCAAGCTGCCGTTCAACTGGGTCTACGCGATCTACATCGCCTTCGCGGTCGGTGCGATCATCCGCTATCTCTGGCTCGGCTTTCGGGCATTGCGCGGCACGGCGCCCGAGGCCTTCGATCCGACCAAGGCGAGCTCGGGCGTATGA
- the glpX gene encoding class II fructose-bisphosphatase — translation MSEDLRISPDQIIERYLSMELVRVTERAAVSAARWRGHGNEKAADQAAVDAMRRELNRLPIDGEIVIGEGERDEAPMLFIGEKVGLGTGPKVHIAVDPLEGTTLCAKDMPGSIAVMAMAGAGQLLYAPDVYMDKIAIGPGYPEGIVDLDASAADNINALARAKGVKPHEINTLIMDRPRHEKLIAEVRKTGASIRLITDGDVAGVIFCTEPEKTGIDLYLGIGGAPEGVLAAAALRCVGGQMQGRLILDTEEKRKRAATMGVKDPNHKYDMAEMASGDVIVCATGVTDGGMLSGVRFGPEVIETETIVYRSITGTVRRIYGEHRELAKFKLD, via the coding sequence ATGTCCGAAGACCTCCGCATCTCGCCCGATCAGATCATCGAGCGCTATCTCTCGATGGAGCTGGTGCGCGTCACCGAGCGCGCCGCCGTCTCCGCCGCGCGCTGGCGCGGCCATGGCAACGAGAAGGCGGCCGACCAGGCGGCGGTCGATGCGATGCGGCGCGAGCTCAACCGCCTGCCGATCGACGGCGAGATCGTCATCGGCGAGGGCGAGCGTGACGAAGCGCCGATGCTGTTCATTGGCGAGAAGGTCGGCCTCGGCACCGGCCCCAAGGTCCACATCGCCGTCGACCCGCTCGAGGGTACGACGCTGTGCGCCAAGGACATGCCCGGCTCGATCGCGGTGATGGCGATGGCCGGCGCCGGCCAGCTGCTCTACGCCCCCGACGTCTATATGGACAAGATCGCGATCGGCCCCGGCTATCCCGAGGGCATCGTCGATCTCGACGCCTCGGCTGCGGACAACATCAATGCGCTGGCCCGCGCCAAGGGCGTCAAGCCGCACGAGATCAACACGCTGATCATGGATCGGCCGCGCCATGAGAAGCTGATCGCCGAAGTCCGCAAGACCGGCGCCTCGATCCGCCTGATCACCGATGGCGACGTCGCCGGCGTGATCTTCTGCACCGAGCCGGAGAAGACCGGCATCGACCTCTATCTCGGCATCGGCGGTGCTCCCGAGGGCGTTCTCGCCGCGGCGGCGCTGCGCTGCGTCGGTGGCCAGATGCAGGGCCGCCTGATCCTCGACACCGAGGAGAAGCGCAAGCGTGCCGCGACCATGGGCGTCAAGGATCCGAACCACAAATACGACATGGCCGAGATGGCCTCGGGCGACGTCATCGTCTGCGCCACCGGCGTCACCGATGGCGGCATGCTCTCGGGCGTGCGTTTCGGGCCCGAGGTGATCGAGACCGAGACGATCGTCTACCGCTCGATCACCGGCACGGTCCGCCGCATCTATGGCGAGCACCGCGAACTCGCCAAGTTCAAGCTCGACTGA
- a CDS encoding PHA/PHB synthase family protein — translation MCPPADEKGKAGHKATETPFADLPPVPDFESMAQNMGKLVEQAGKVTAAYLKPIERGEAKTGQADEASEMVKVLGRVAERWISDPQKIIEAQGALTSDFLSLWSATLKRLGGEQVEPVIAPEKRDARFADPEWNTHPVFDFVKQAYLLTTRWAEGMVEQADDLDPHTRDKARFYVKQIAGALSPSNFVATNPELLRETMAQNGENLVRGMKMLAEDVEAGGGELKIRQSDAGAFEVGVNIATTPGKVIYRNDIIELIQYAPSTETVLKRPLLIVPPWINKFYILDLNAEKSFIRWCVAQGLTVFCISWVNPDHRHALKDFESYMREGIFAALEAVEQVTGEKQVSTIGYCVGGTLLGVTLAYMAAVKDKRIASATFFTTQVDFSYAGELSVFVDEGQIRAVEEQMAERGYLDGARMSGAFNMLRPNDLIWSYAVNNYLKGKAPTAFDLLYWNSDSTRMPAANHSFYLRNCYLENKLSKGEMRLGGKLLDLKKVTIPVYNLAAREDHIAPAKSVFLGSQGFGGPVDYVMAGSGHIAGVVNPPNKVKYQFWTGPKPEGAFDDWMRKTEEHPGSWWPHWLAWLEKQAPKRVKPRIPGEGPLPALEDAPGSYVKIRA, via the coding sequence ATGTGTCCGCCTGCTGACGAGAAGGGCAAAGCCGGCCACAAGGCAACTGAAACGCCGTTTGCCGACCTGCCGCCGGTGCCCGACTTCGAATCGATGGCGCAGAACATGGGCAAGCTGGTCGAGCAGGCCGGCAAGGTGACGGCCGCCTATCTGAAACCGATCGAACGGGGCGAGGCCAAGACCGGCCAGGCCGACGAGGCGAGCGAGATGGTCAAGGTGCTTGGCCGCGTCGCCGAGCGCTGGATCAGCGATCCCCAGAAGATCATAGAGGCTCAAGGCGCGCTCACCAGCGACTTCCTCAGCCTGTGGAGCGCGACGTTGAAGCGCCTCGGCGGCGAGCAGGTCGAGCCGGTGATCGCGCCCGAAAAACGGGACGCCCGCTTCGCCGACCCCGAATGGAACACCCACCCGGTCTTCGACTTCGTCAAGCAGGCCTATCTCCTGACCACACGCTGGGCCGAAGGCATGGTCGAGCAGGCCGACGACCTCGACCCGCATACGCGCGACAAGGCCCGCTTCTACGTCAAGCAGATCGCCGGGGCCCTCTCCCCGTCCAATTTTGTCGCCACCAACCCCGAGTTGCTGCGCGAGACCATGGCGCAGAACGGCGAGAACCTGGTGCGTGGCATGAAGATGCTGGCCGAGGATGTCGAGGCCGGCGGCGGCGAGCTCAAGATCCGGCAATCCGATGCCGGCGCCTTCGAGGTCGGCGTCAACATCGCGACGACGCCCGGCAAGGTCATCTACCGCAACGACATCATTGAGCTGATCCAGTATGCGCCCTCGACCGAGACGGTTCTGAAGCGGCCGCTGCTGATCGTGCCGCCCTGGATCAACAAGTTCTACATTCTCGATCTCAACGCCGAGAAGAGCTTCATCCGCTGGTGTGTCGCCCAAGGGCTGACGGTCTTTTGCATCTCCTGGGTCAACCCGGACCACCGGCACGCGCTCAAGGATTTCGAGAGCTATATGCGCGAGGGCATCTTCGCCGCGCTCGAGGCCGTCGAGCAGGTGACCGGTGAGAAACAGGTTTCGACGATCGGATATTGCGTCGGCGGGACGCTGCTGGGCGTCACCCTCGCCTATATGGCCGCGGTGAAGGACAAGCGCATCGCCAGCGCGACCTTCTTCACCACTCAGGTGGACTTCAGCTATGCCGGCGAACTCTCGGTCTTCGTCGATGAGGGGCAGATCCGTGCCGTGGAGGAGCAGATGGCCGAGCGCGGCTATCTCGACGGTGCCCGCATGTCGGGCGCCTTCAACATGCTGCGCCCGAACGACCTGATCTGGTCCTATGCCGTCAACAACTACCTGAAGGGCAAGGCACCGACGGCCTTCGACCTGCTCTACTGGAATTCGGATTCGACCCGGATGCCGGCCGCCAACCACTCCTTCTACCTGCGCAACTGCTATCTCGAGAACAAGCTGAGCAAGGGCGAGATGCGTCTCGGCGGCAAGCTGCTCGACCTCAAGAAGGTGACGATCCCGGTCTACAATCTCGCGGCCCGCGAAGACCATATCGCGCCGGCGAAATCGGTCTTCCTCGGCTCGCAGGGCTTCGGGGGCCCGGTCGACTACGTCATGGCCGGCTCAGGCCACATCGCCGGCGTGGTCAACCCGCCGAACAAGGTCAAATATCAGTTCTGGACCGGCCCGAAACCCGAAGGCGCCTTCGATGACTGGATGCGGAAGACCGAGGAGCATCCGGGCTCCTGGTGGCCGCATTGGCTTGCCTGGCTGGAGAAGCAGGCGCCCAAGCGCGTCAAGCCGCGTATCCCCGGCGAAGGTCCCCTGCCCGCGCTGGAGGACGCGCCCGGAAGCTATGTGAAGATTAGGGCGTAG
- a CDS encoding GntR family transcriptional regulator, with protein sequence MLNYAPPTASIGELAYRRIRADIVFGRLAPAQRLKLDDLRETYGTSVSTLREILNRLSSEGLVEAEGQKGFVVAPVSARNLSEIAALRLLLEGHALAQSFAAGDMEWEGRVVAAHHKLALMEKRMLDNDRADPELWKRYDWEFHHSLISACGSQVLMETHASVYDRYLRYQMVAVIFRGEIAAQEHQILLDSAMRRDISRATEVLTTHINACVEHTLAGGRLQG encoded by the coding sequence ATGTTGAATTACGCACCGCCGACCGCCTCGATCGGAGAACTCGCCTATCGCCGCATCCGAGCGGACATCGTCTTCGGGCGGCTCGCCCCGGCGCAGCGGCTCAAGCTCGACGACCTGCGCGAGACCTATGGCACCAGCGTCAGCACGCTGCGCGAGATCCTGAACCGGCTCTCGTCGGAGGGCCTCGTCGAGGCCGAGGGCCAGAAAGGCTTCGTTGTTGCGCCGGTCTCCGCCAGGAACCTGAGCGAGATCGCGGCGCTGCGGCTGCTGCTGGAGGGGCATGCCCTCGCCCAGTCCTTCGCCGCCGGCGACATGGAGTGGGAAGGTCGCGTCGTCGCCGCCCACCATAAGCTCGCGCTGATGGAAAAGCGCATGCTCGACAATGACCGAGCCGATCCCGAGCTCTGGAAGCGCTATGACTGGGAATTCCATCACTCGCTGATCTCGGCCTGCGGCTCGCAGGTGCTGATGGAGACGCACGCCTCGGTCTATGACCGCTATCTGCGCTATCAGATGGTCGCCGTGATCTTCCGCGGCGAAATCGCGGCGCAGGAGCACCAGATCCTGCTCGACAGCGCGATGCGCCGCGACATTTCACGCGCGACCGAAGTCCTGACGACGCACATCAATGCTTGCGTCGAACACACCCTCGCCGGCGGCAGGCTGCAGGGCTGA
- a CDS encoding TRAP transporter large permease: MSTPFSLAILAIVTLSLLGLPIGHAMIAGSILYLLVAGQDLSIAAEQLLNGMYTNYVILAVPLFILAAELMNIGSMTERLLRFCNALVGRFRGGLAHVNIVQSVIFAGMSGSAIADAAGTGRMMQAMMTKDGKYPPAFAAALTAVSSVIGPIIPPSIPMVIYALVSDASIGFLFLGGVIPGLLMALAQMMIVATAAKRRNFPVEPPIPLRQWPAITWRAFPALMMPVVLLGGIYGGATTPTEAAAVAAAYALAVSVLLYRSVSLQAFYNSLAYSARTTASIGMLIAGALVFNYVVTIENIPDALRAFLAGWNLSPLGFLILVNVLLLILGCLLEGTAILLIVVPVLIPTAKALGIDMVHFGVVVVVNIMLGLITPPYGLLLFIMTNIAEVPLRQIVRECMPFLGAMIVALALITFFPSLVLWLPRLMGYQG; encoded by the coding sequence ATGAGCACGCCTTTCTCCCTCGCCATTCTCGCCATCGTCACGCTGTCGCTGCTCGGCCTGCCGATCGGCCATGCGATGATCGCGGGCTCGATCCTCTACCTGCTCGTCGCCGGGCAGGACCTCTCCATCGCCGCCGAGCAACTGCTCAACGGCATGTACACCAACTACGTCATCCTCGCCGTGCCGCTCTTCATCCTGGCGGCGGAGCTGATGAACATCGGCTCGATGACCGAGCGGCTGCTGCGCTTCTGCAATGCGCTGGTCGGTCGCTTCAGGGGTGGGCTCGCCCATGTCAACATCGTCCAGAGCGTGATCTTCGCCGGCATGTCGGGCTCGGCCATCGCCGACGCCGCCGGCACGGGCCGGATGATGCAGGCGATGATGACCAAGGACGGCAAGTATCCGCCGGCCTTCGCCGCCGCCTTGACGGCGGTGTCCTCGGTGATCGGGCCAATCATCCCGCCTTCGATCCCGATGGTGATCTACGCGCTGGTCTCCGATGCCTCGATCGGCTTCCTCTTCCTCGGCGGCGTCATTCCCGGCCTGCTGATGGCGCTGGCGCAGATGATGATCGTCGCCACGGCCGCCAAGCGCCGTAATTTTCCGGTCGAGCCGCCGATCCCCTTGCGCCAGTGGCCGGCCATCACGTGGCGCGCTTTCCCGGCGCTGATGATGCCGGTCGTGCTGCTTGGCGGCATCTATGGCGGCGCGACGACGCCGACGGAGGCCGCGGCGGTCGCTGCCGCCTATGCGCTCGCCGTCTCGGTGCTGCTCTATCGCAGCGTCAGCCTGCAGGCCTTCTACAATTCCCTGGCCTACAGCGCCCGCACCACCGCCTCGATCGGCATGCTGATCGCCGGCGCTCTCGTCTTCAACTATGTCGTCACCATCGAGAACATCCCCGACGCCCTGCGCGCTTTCCTCGCCGGCTGGAATCTGTCGCCGCTCGGCTTCCTGATCCTGGTCAATGTGCTGCTGCTGATACTCGGCTGCCTGCTCGAAGGCACCGCGATCCTCCTGATCGTCGTGCCCGTGCTGATCCCGACGGCCAAGGCGCTCGGCATCGATATGGTGCATTTCGGCGTGGTCGTCGTCGTCAACATCATGCTTGGGCTGATCACGCCGCCTTACGGGCTGCTGCTCTTCATCATGACCAACATCGCCGAGGTGCCGCTGCGCCAGATCGTGCGCGAATGCATGCCCTTTCTCGGCGCGATGATCGTCGCCCTGGCGCTGATCACCTTCTTTCCCAGCCTCGTGCTCTGGCTGCCGCGCCTGATGGGCTACCAGGGCTGA
- the dctP gene encoding TRAP transporter substrate-binding protein DctP produces MKQGIDRRALLAAGGALALTGGVAFAQTKPNLRFSAVFSEQDIRAEMMKRFGEAIKDDFTLQPYYGGNLFKQGTELVAMQRNNLEMGNIAPQDVSNQLPAWSIVTSAYLFRDAEHLKKVFASDVGRDLKTMAEDKLNIKILGPTYFGARQVGLKPKKKINTPADLAGVKLRMPGGDAWQFLGQSLGANPTPMAYAEVYTGLQSGAIDGQDNPLPNVQNMKFYEVSSQIVLTSHLVGFDLLCVTKRVWDGMDAKKQAAFQAAADAAIDWSTKEHLAKEAELVDFFKKQGLEVYAPDLKAFRDFAQKKYLESELAKGWTPGMLDKINAL; encoded by the coding sequence ATGAAACAGGGTATCGACAGGCGCGCTCTGCTGGCGGCCGGTGGCGCGCTCGCGCTGACGGGCGGTGTGGCCTTCGCGCAGACCAAGCCCAATCTGCGCTTCTCGGCGGTGTTCTCGGAGCAGGACATCCGCGCCGAGATGATGAAGCGCTTCGGGGAGGCCATCAAAGACGACTTCACGCTGCAGCCCTATTACGGCGGCAACCTGTTCAAGCAGGGCACCGAGCTCGTCGCCATGCAGCGCAACAACCTCGAAATGGGGAACATCGCCCCGCAGGACGTCTCGAACCAGCTACCGGCCTGGTCGATCGTCACCTCGGCCTATCTCTTCCGCGACGCCGAACACCTCAAGAAGGTCTTCGCCAGCGATGTCGGCCGCGACCTGAAGACAATGGCCGAGGACAAGCTCAACATCAAAATCCTGGGGCCGACCTATTTCGGCGCCCGCCAGGTCGGCCTCAAGCCGAAGAAGAAAATCAACACTCCGGCCGATCTCGCCGGCGTCAAATTGCGCATGCCGGGCGGCGACGCCTGGCAGTTCCTCGGCCAGTCGCTCGGCGCCAACCCGACGCCGATGGCCTATGCCGAGGTCTATACCGGCTTGCAGAGCGGCGCGATCGACGGGCAGGACAATCCGCTGCCCAACGTCCAGAACATGAAGTTCTACGAGGTCTCCTCGCAGATCGTGCTGACCTCGCATCTCGTCGGCTTCGATTTGCTCTGCGTGACCAAGCGCGTCTGGGACGGGATGGATGCGAAGAAGCAGGCCGCCTTCCAGGCCGCCGCCGACGCCGCGATCGACTGGAGCACCAAGGAGCACCTCGCCAAGGAGGCCGAGCTGGTCGACTTCTTCAAGAAGCAGGGGCTCGAGGTCTATGCGCCCGATCTCAAGGCCTTCCGCGACTTCGCTCAGAAAAAGTATCTGGAATCCGAGCTGGCCAAGGGCTGGACGCCGGGCATGCTCGACAAGATCAACGCGCTCTAG
- a CDS encoding LL-diaminopimelate aminotransferase produces the protein MTDFHRIKRLPPYVFEQVNKIKAAERAKGVDIIDLGMGNPDLPAPKHVIEKLVETAGKPRTDRYSASKGIAGLRRAQAHYYQRRFGVTLNPDTQVVATLGSKEGFANMAQAITGPGDVVLVPNPSYPIHAFGFLMAGGVIRSVPAEPTPAFFPALERAMTHSVPKPIALVTCYPANPTAYTASLDFYRDLVAFAKRHELILLSDLAYAEVYFDDNDPPPSMLQVQGAVDVAVEFTSMSKTFSMAGWRMGFAVGNEKLLAALARVKSYLDYGAYTPIQVAAAAALNGPDDCIREMRETYRKRRDALVESFGKAGWEFPAPQASMFAWVPIPEKFRHLGSLEFSKLLIEKAEVAVAPGIGFGEHGDDYVRIAIVENEQRIRQAARNVGRFLKSADQTLHNVIQMPKAG, from the coding sequence ATGACCGACTTCCACCGCATCAAGCGCCTGCCGCCCTACGTTTTCGAACAGGTCAACAAAATCAAGGCAGCCGAGCGCGCCAAGGGCGTCGACATCATCGATCTCGGCATGGGTAATCCCGATCTGCCCGCACCGAAGCATGTCATCGAAAAGCTGGTCGAAACCGCCGGCAAGCCGCGCACAGATCGCTACTCCGCCTCCAAGGGCATCGCCGGGCTGCGCCGGGCGCAGGCCCACTACTATCAGCGCCGCTTCGGCGTGACGCTCAATCCCGACACCCAGGTTGTCGCCACGCTCGGCTCGAAGGAAGGCTTCGCCAATATGGCGCAGGCCATCACCGGTCCGGGCGACGTGGTGCTCGTGCCCAATCCGAGCTATCCGATCCACGCTTTCGGCTTCCTGATGGCGGGCGGCGTCATCCGCTCCGTTCCGGCCGAGCCGACGCCGGCCTTCTTCCCGGCGCTGGAGCGGGCGATGACGCATTCGGTGCCGAAGCCGATCGCGCTCGTCACCTGCTATCCGGCGAATCCGACGGCCTATACCGCCTCGCTCGACTTCTATCGCGATCTCGTCGCCTTCGCGAAGCGGCACGAGCTGATCCTGCTCTCCGATCTCGCTTATGCCGAGGTCTATTTCGACGATAACGATCCACCGCCCTCGATGCTGCAGGTGCAGGGCGCGGTCGATGTGGCCGTCGAGTTCACCTCGATGTCGAAAACCTTCTCCATGGCCGGCTGGCGCATGGGCTTTGCCGTCGGCAACGAGAAGCTGCTGGCGGCGCTGGCGCGGGTGAAGTCCTATCTCGATTACGGCGCCTATACGCCGATCCAGGTCGCGGCGGCGGCGGCGCTGAACGGCCCGGACGATTGCATCCGCGAGATGCGTGAGACCTATCGCAAGCGCCGCGACGCGCTGGTCGAGAGTTTCGGCAAGGCCGGCTGGGAGTTCCCGGCGCCGCAGGCCTCGATGTTCGCCTGGGTGCCGATCCCGGAGAAGTTCCGCCATCTCGGCTCGCTGGAGTTCTCCAAGTTGCTGATCGAGAAGGCCGAGGTCGCGGTCGCGCCCGGTATCGGCTTTGGCGAGCATGGCGACGATTACGTCCGCATCGCCATCGTCGAGAATGAGCAGCGTATCCGCCAGGCTGCCCGCAATGTCGGCCGCTTCCTGAAGAGCGCCGACCAGACCCTGCACAACGTCATCCAGATGCCGAAAGCGGGGTAG
- a CDS encoding glutathione S-transferase family protein gives MILIGQYDSPFVRRVGIALTLYELPFEHQPWSVFGDGERIAPLNPLVRVPTLALDDGLVLVESHAMLDYLDSLVPAERALFPRREPARHRALRVAGLAMGLAEKAVSLFYELRLHDSISNVWAGRCRGQIGGVLAALEQDRAERAGDWWFDDRIGHADIALACALRFASDAHPDLVVLQNYPALAAHSVRCEALDVFQTISQPFIPPA, from the coding sequence ATGATCCTGATCGGCCAGTATGATTCGCCCTTCGTGCGCCGCGTCGGCATCGCGCTGACGCTCTACGAATTACCCTTCGAGCACCAGCCCTGGTCGGTCTTCGGCGACGGCGAGAGAATCGCGCCGCTCAACCCGCTGGTCCGGGTGCCAACGCTCGCGCTCGATGACGGGCTCGTGCTGGTCGAGAGCCACGCCATGCTCGACTATCTCGACAGCCTGGTTCCGGCCGAACGCGCCTTGTTTCCTCGGCGGGAGCCGGCGCGCCATCGGGCGCTGCGCGTCGCCGGGCTGGCGATGGGACTGGCCGAGAAGGCGGTGAGCCTGTTCTACGAACTGCGGCTGCATGATTCGATCTCCAACGTCTGGGCCGGGCGCTGCCGCGGCCAGATTGGAGGCGTCCTCGCCGCCTTGGAGCAGGACCGAGCCGAGCGCGCCGGCGACTGGTGGTTCGACGACCGTATCGGCCACGCCGACATCGCGCTCGCCTGCGCCTTGCGCTTCGCCAGCGATGCGCATCCCGATCTCGTCGTTCTGCAGAATTATCCCGCCCTGGCGGCCCACTCGGTCCGCTGCGAGGCGCTCGATGTCTTCCAGACGATCAGCCAGCCTTTCATCCCGCCCGCCTGA